The Kitasatospora paranensis genome has a window encoding:
- a CDS encoding mechanosensitive ion channel family protein → MFRSGVTGLLAEATPAPAQPSLDLKLPTSAGEVTASTKQAASWLDQNWQSWVEGAVRIVFIVLLALILRAVVRKLITQLIARMGRPSEDEAETGRLGGLLANSGVVNTERRQQRSEAIGSVLRSVASFSILGTAALMVLAALGVNLAPLLASAGVAGVAIGFGARNLVTDFLSGVFMIMEDQYGVGDEIDTGVATGTVLEVGLRVTKLRGTSGEIWYIRNGEVKRIANMSQGWSTASVEVQVGYKEDLVRVEALITDAAEQLSKETPYDELIWGRVKVLGVDSVATDSLVLRVEARTTPGKSAQVARALRQRLKLAFDEAGVKLKEEATAAVPAQAVEIAAPSALADPHSPRSEAAKPIPVAPTE, encoded by the coding sequence GTGTTCCGGTCCGGTGTCACCGGCCTCCTCGCCGAAGCCACGCCCGCCCCCGCCCAGCCCAGCCTCGACCTGAAGCTGCCCACCAGCGCGGGCGAGGTGACGGCCTCCACCAAGCAGGCCGCCAGCTGGCTGGACCAGAACTGGCAGAGCTGGGTCGAGGGCGCCGTGCGCATCGTCTTCATCGTGCTGCTGGCCCTGATACTGCGGGCCGTCGTCCGCAAGCTGATCACCCAGCTGATAGCCCGGATGGGGCGGCCCTCGGAGGACGAGGCGGAGACCGGCCGGCTGGGCGGCCTGCTGGCCAACAGCGGAGTGGTGAACACCGAGCGCCGCCAGCAGCGCTCGGAGGCGATCGGGTCGGTGCTGCGCAGCGTGGCGTCCTTCTCGATCCTCGGCACCGCGGCCCTGATGGTGCTCGCCGCGCTGGGGGTGAACCTGGCTCCGCTGCTGGCCAGCGCCGGTGTGGCGGGTGTGGCGATCGGTTTCGGCGCCCGGAACCTGGTCACCGACTTCCTCTCCGGCGTCTTCATGATCATGGAGGACCAGTACGGCGTCGGCGACGAGATCGACACCGGCGTGGCGACCGGCACCGTCCTGGAGGTCGGCCTGCGGGTGACGAAGCTGCGCGGTACGAGCGGCGAGATCTGGTACATCCGCAACGGCGAGGTGAAGCGGATCGCCAACATGAGCCAGGGCTGGAGCACCGCCTCGGTGGAGGTCCAGGTCGGCTACAAGGAGGACCTCGTCCGGGTCGAGGCGCTGATCACGGACGCGGCCGAGCAGCTGTCCAAGGAGACCCCGTACGACGAGCTGATCTGGGGCCGGGTCAAGGTGCTGGGGGTGGACTCCGTCGCGACGGACTCGCTGGTGCTGCGGGTAGAGGCGCGGACCACGCCGGGCAAGTCGGCGCAGGTGGCGCGGGCGCTGCGGCAGCGGCTGAAGCTGGCCTTCGACGAGGCCGGGGTGAAGCTGAAGGAGGAGGCGACGGCCGCCGTGCCGGCGCAGGCGGTGGAGATCGCCGCGCCGTCGGCGCTCGCGGACCCGCACTCGCCCCGCTCCGAGGCCGCGAAGCCGATCCCGGTGGCACCCACGGAGTGA
- a CDS encoding HAD family hydrolase, with translation MTPPIAALSFDGDDTLWDFSASFEVAIAHAAEVLGRALDGPPVGTDWLQRIRREVAAGLPGATLAELRRAGFAEAVRRRAPDRPELADTLYTEFTAARARATRLFPEVREVLTVLAAELPLALTTNGNAELAWVGLEPLFHTVVRPAECGVQKPDPAIYRITAQRLGVEPARVLHVGDHPVEDVAAARAAGLQARLLDRSGATPGALTSLAGLLVRT, from the coding sequence GTGACACCCCCGATCGCTGCCCTGTCCTTCGACGGCGACGACACCCTCTGGGACTTCTCGGCCTCGTTCGAGGTCGCCATCGCGCACGCCGCCGAGGTCCTCGGCCGCGCCCTGGACGGCCCGCCGGTCGGGACGGACTGGCTCCAGCGGATCCGCCGCGAGGTGGCCGCGGGGCTCCCCGGCGCGACCCTCGCCGAGCTGCGGCGGGCCGGCTTCGCGGAGGCCGTCCGGCGCCGCGCGCCCGACCGCCCCGAGCTGGCCGACACCCTGTACACCGAGTTCACCGCCGCCCGGGCCCGCGCCACCCGGCTGTTCCCCGAGGTCCGCGAGGTGCTGACGGTGCTCGCCGCCGAGCTGCCGCTGGCGCTCACCACCAACGGCAACGCCGAGCTCGCCTGGGTCGGCCTGGAGCCGCTGTTCCACACGGTGGTGCGGCCCGCCGAGTGCGGGGTCCAGAAGCCGGACCCGGCGATCTACCGGATCACCGCACAGCGGCTGGGCGTCGAGCCCGCGCGCGTCCTGCACGTCGGCGACCACCCGGTCGAGGACGTCGCCGCGGCCCGCGCGGCCGGCCTGCAGGCCCGGCTGCTGGACCGCAGCGGAGCCACCCCCGGCGCGCTCACCTCGCTGGCCGGGCTGCTCGTCAGGACGTGA
- a CDS encoding discoidin domain-containing protein codes for MVHGQKSISVTAPAGTVAKAVRLRARTAQKTAIAVREFSVTAPDDNPAVVTGPAAAPGSSADAVLDGDPDTAFRAAAAPTDSTVPLTVELGSARPLDRVTVLTDPTVQATATVAVRGTDGAWTTIGTLRPGYNELPAGGRPADAIRLVWAAGGQAPVVNQVVPWYADTPAARLSLSDASVDVVTGQAVPVRTDAILESGRPEGTSGELKVEVPTVAKGLTVTQAAAVAVPRGSRVGVPLQVVAAAGTPSGTYQVPVTFTAGTLTVRQTLTVHVVPPTGGQDLAPAATATSSGDETSAFPAGNVNDRDPRSRWSSPAEDDAWVQLQLPQAVRLGSAVLRWQDAHASAYRLESSADGVTWTTVASVDDGTGGVETVRFDAPNTRFLRIQGVSRATKYGYSLWGVELYAVTS; via the coding sequence GTGGTGCACGGGCAGAAGAGCATCTCGGTGACGGCCCCGGCGGGCACGGTCGCCAAGGCCGTCCGGCTGCGGGCCCGCACCGCGCAGAAGACCGCGATCGCCGTCCGGGAGTTCTCGGTGACGGCGCCGGACGACAACCCCGCCGTGGTGACCGGTCCGGCGGCCGCGCCGGGCTCCTCCGCGGACGCCGTGCTGGACGGCGACCCGGACACCGCCTTCCGGGCCGCCGCGGCGCCCACCGACAGCACCGTCCCGCTGACCGTCGAGCTGGGCTCCGCCCGGCCGCTGGACCGGGTGACGGTCCTGACCGACCCGACCGTGCAGGCCACCGCGACGGTGGCCGTGCGCGGCACGGACGGCGCCTGGACGACCATCGGCACGCTGCGGCCCGGCTACAACGAGCTGCCCGCGGGCGGCCGGCCCGCCGACGCGATCCGCCTGGTGTGGGCGGCCGGCGGCCAGGCGCCGGTGGTCAACCAGGTGGTGCCCTGGTACGCCGACACCCCGGCGGCGCGGCTCAGCCTGAGCGACGCCAGCGTGGACGTGGTGACCGGCCAGGCGGTGCCCGTCCGGACGGATGCGATCCTGGAGTCCGGGCGCCCGGAGGGCACCAGCGGCGAGCTGAAGGTCGAGGTGCCGACGGTCGCGAAGGGGCTGACGGTGACCCAGGCCGCGGCCGTGGCGGTGCCCCGCGGCAGCCGCGTCGGGGTGCCGCTCCAGGTGGTCGCCGCGGCCGGGACGCCGTCCGGGACGTACCAGGTGCCGGTGACCTTCACCGCGGGCACGCTGACCGTGCGGCAGACGCTGACGGTGCACGTGGTGCCGCCGACCGGCGGTCAGGACCTCGCGCCGGCCGCCACCGCCACCTCGTCGGGCGACGAGACCTCCGCCTTCCCGGCCGGCAACGTGAACGACCGCGACCCCCGCTCGCGCTGGTCCTCGCCGGCCGAGGACGACGCCTGGGTGCAGCTGCAGCTGCCGCAGGCCGTCCGGCTGGGCTCCGCGGTGCTGCGCTGGCAGGACGCGCACGCCTCGGCGTACCGGCTGGAGTCCTCGGCGGACGGGGTGACCTGGACGACGGTGGCCTCGGTGGACGACGGCACCGGCGGGGTGGAGACCGTCCGCTTCGACGCGCCGAACACCCGCTTCCTGCGGATCCAGGGCGTGAGCCGGGCGACCAAGTACGGCTACTCGCTGTGGGGCGTGGAGCTGTACGCCGTCACGTCCTGA
- the malQ gene encoding 4-alpha-glucanotransferase has translation MPAEDSPPPPPELVALAHAYGVDDTYDPGSGPVPVGPDTLIAVLAALGVDASTPEAVLAALEEHRRTAAARLLPPCVVVRRGRRTALDLPAEADLLVELEDGGEWRLPKGRSHWLPADLPLGRHRLTARAGAREASAALVVAPPRLPQPSGRSWGFLAQLYSVLSERSWGMGDLGDLAELARWAGDGLGAGFLQINPLHAGMPGEPSDPSPYRPSSRRFADPVHLRIEAVPEYAYADLREFAPRAARLRAEVLEHDGLIDRDAVWALKREALEALYAVERTVGRQAAFDAFTAREGNWLERYATWCALAERHGPDRHAWPKGLRHPDSPHVTAARAELADRIGFHRWLAWLVDEQLGAAQRAAEQAGMAVGLIHDLAVGVHPDGADAWALQDVLADGISVGAPPDAFNAHGQDWGLPPWRPDALAEAGYEPFAQLLRAAARHAGALRIDHVMGLFRLWWVPAGHPPTRGAYVRYDAEAMLGVLALEAHRAGTYVIGEDLGTVEPGVREELSDRGILGTSVLWFERDWQSKGEILPPERWRAGCLATLTTHDLPSTAARLTGEHVELRHRLGLLARPLADEQAVAAAELTGWRTELARLGLLPEDGDLTPEALYGFLLATPASLVGVWLPDAVGDPRPQNLPGTWDQYPNWRLPVADADGRPVTLDRLAAAPSTARLTRALADGPGRRTPPRGGV, from the coding sequence GTGCCCGCCGAGGACTCACCGCCCCCGCCACCGGAGTTGGTGGCCCTGGCACACGCGTACGGGGTCGACGACACGTACGACCCGGGCAGCGGGCCGGTGCCGGTGGGGCCGGACACGCTGATCGCCGTCCTCGCCGCGCTGGGGGTGGACGCGTCCACCCCCGAGGCGGTGCTGGCGGCGCTGGAGGAGCACCGCAGGACGGCCGCGGCCCGCCTCCTGCCGCCGTGCGTGGTCGTCCGCCGGGGCCGCCGCACCGCACTGGACCTGCCCGCCGAGGCCGACCTGCTGGTCGAGTTGGAGGACGGCGGCGAGTGGCGGCTGCCGAAGGGCCGCTCGCACTGGCTGCCGGCCGACCTGCCGCTCGGCCGGCACCGGCTGACCGCGCGCGCCGGCGCCCGCGAGGCGTCCGCCGCGCTGGTCGTCGCCCCGCCGCGGCTGCCGCAGCCGTCCGGCCGCAGCTGGGGCTTCCTGGCCCAGCTGTACTCGGTGCTCTCGGAGCGCTCCTGGGGCATGGGCGACCTCGGCGACCTCGCCGAGCTGGCCCGCTGGGCCGGCGACGGCCTGGGCGCCGGCTTCCTGCAGATCAACCCGCTGCACGCCGGGATGCCCGGCGAGCCCTCCGACCCGTCGCCCTACCGGCCGTCGTCGCGGCGCTTCGCCGACCCCGTCCACCTGCGCATCGAGGCGGTGCCCGAGTACGCCTACGCCGACCTGCGGGAGTTCGCGCCGCGCGCCGCGCGGCTGCGCGCGGAGGTGCTGGAGCACGACGGCCTGATCGACCGGGACGCGGTCTGGGCGCTCAAGCGCGAGGCGCTGGAGGCGCTGTACGCGGTGGAGCGGACGGTCGGCCGGCAGGCCGCGTTCGACGCCTTCACCGCCCGCGAGGGCAACTGGCTGGAGCGGTACGCCACCTGGTGCGCGCTGGCCGAGCGGCACGGCCCGGACCGGCACGCCTGGCCGAAGGGGCTGCGCCACCCGGACAGTCCGCACGTGACCGCCGCCCGGGCCGAGCTCGCCGACCGGATCGGCTTCCACCGCTGGCTGGCCTGGCTGGTGGACGAGCAGCTCGGCGCGGCCCAGCGGGCGGCCGAGCAGGCCGGCATGGCGGTCGGGCTGATCCACGACCTGGCGGTCGGGGTGCATCCGGACGGCGCCGACGCCTGGGCGCTCCAGGACGTGCTGGCCGACGGCATCTCGGTCGGCGCCCCGCCGGACGCCTTCAACGCGCACGGCCAGGACTGGGGCCTGCCGCCGTGGCGCCCCGACGCCCTCGCCGAGGCCGGCTACGAGCCGTTCGCCCAGCTGCTGCGTGCCGCGGCCCGGCACGCCGGCGCCCTGCGGATCGACCACGTGATGGGTCTGTTCCGGCTCTGGTGGGTGCCGGCCGGGCACCCGCCGACCCGCGGCGCCTACGTCCGCTACGACGCCGAGGCCATGCTCGGCGTGCTCGCCCTGGAGGCCCACCGGGCCGGCACGTACGTGATCGGCGAGGACCTGGGCACCGTCGAGCCGGGGGTGCGCGAGGAGCTGTCCGACCGAGGGATCCTCGGCACCTCGGTGCTCTGGTTCGAGCGGGACTGGCAGTCCAAGGGCGAGATCCTGCCGCCGGAGCGCTGGCGGGCCGGCTGCCTGGCCACCCTCACCACCCACGACCTGCCGTCCACCGCGGCCCGCCTCACCGGGGAGCACGTCGAACTGCGGCACCGGCTCGGCCTGCTGGCCCGTCCCCTCGCCGACGAGCAGGCGGTCGCCGCCGCCGAGCTCACCGGGTGGCGCACCGAACTGGCCCGGCTCGGCCTGCTCCCGGAGGACGGCGACCTCACGCCGGAGGCGCTGTACGGCTTCCTGCTGGCGACCCCGGCCTCGCTCGTCGGGGTCTGGCTGCCGGACGCGGTCGGCGACCCCCGTCCGCAGAACCTGCCCGGCACCTGGGACCAGTACCCGAACTGGCGGCTGCCGGTCGCCGACGCCGACGGCCGCCCGGTGACCCTCGACCGGCTGGCCGCGGCACCCTCCACCGCCCGGTTGACCAGGGCGCTGGCGGACGGGCCCGGAAGGCGCACCCCGCCGCGCGGCGGCGTCTGA